A part of Pseudomonas lutea genomic DNA contains:
- the bamA gene encoding outer membrane protein assembly factor BamA, which translates to MKRLLLTAVLAVLMIAEVHAESFTISDIRVNGLQRVSAGSVFGALPLNVGEQADDARLVDATRALFKTGFFQDIQLGRDGNVLVITVVERPSVSSIEIEGNKAITTEDLMKGLKQSGLAEGEIFQRATLEGVRNELQRQYVAQGRYSAEVATEVVPQPRNRVGLKININEGAVAAIQHINVVGNSVFPEDDLVDLFELKTTNWLSFFKNDDKYAREKLSGDLERLRSYYLDRGYINMDIASTQVSITPDKKSVYITVNIHEGEKYSVKSVKLSGDLKVPEDQVKSLLLVKPGQVFSRKVMTTTSELITRRLGNEGYTFANVNGVPTPNDEDHTVDITFVVDPGKRAYVNRINFRGNTKTADEVLRREMRQMEGGWASTYLIDQSKTRLDRLGFFKEVNVETPAVPGTDDQVDVNYAVEEQASGSITASVGFAQSAGLILGGSISQNNFLGTGNKVSIGLTKSEYQTRYNFSYVDPYFTPDGVSLGYSAFYRKTDYDDLDVDVASYSVDSLGAGINMGYPISETSRLNFGLSVQKDELSTGKYTVDEIFDFIEKEGDSFTNFKASVGWSESTLNKGTLPTRGSSQSLTLETTIPGSDLSFYKLDYRGQLFHPITSNYTLRLHSELGYGDGYGSTSGLPFYENYYAGGFNSVRGFKDSTLGPRSTPSSGRAGSGTLADPDQDPLPFGGNVLITGGAEILFPLPFIKDQRSLRTSLFWDVGNVFNTNCGSQKTTTDGQKVECNGPELSGLASSVGVGVTWVTALGPLSFALAMPVKKPDDSTETQVFQFSLGQTF; encoded by the coding sequence ATGAAACGTCTGCTGCTAACTGCGGTTCTTGCCGTACTGATGATCGCCGAAGTTCACGCCGAGTCCTTCACTATCTCCGATATCCGTGTCAACGGGCTGCAGCGGGTTTCCGCCGGCAGCGTGTTTGGTGCGCTGCCGTTGAACGTGGGTGAACAGGCCGATGATGCGCGTCTTGTCGACGCAACTCGTGCGCTGTTCAAAACCGGGTTCTTCCAGGACATCCAGCTGGGCCGAGACGGTAACGTCCTGGTCATTACGGTGGTGGAGCGTCCGTCGGTGTCGAGTATCGAGATCGAGGGCAACAAGGCGATCACCACTGAAGACCTGATGAAAGGTCTGAAGCAGTCCGGTCTGGCCGAAGGCGAAATCTTCCAGCGCGCAACGCTGGAAGGCGTTCGTAACGAGCTGCAGCGTCAGTATGTGGCTCAGGGCCGCTACTCCGCAGAAGTTGCCACCGAAGTCGTACCTCAGCCGCGCAACCGGGTGGGGCTGAAGATCAACATCAACGAAGGTGCGGTTGCCGCTATCCAGCACATCAACGTGGTGGGCAACTCGGTCTTCCCTGAGGACGATCTGGTCGATCTGTTCGAACTCAAGACCACCAACTGGCTTTCCTTCTTCAAGAACGACGACAAGTACGCCCGCGAGAAGCTCTCCGGCGACCTTGAGCGTCTGCGTTCGTATTACCTCGACCGCGGCTATATCAACATGGATATCGCCTCGACTCAGGTCTCGATCACGCCCGACAAGAAAAGCGTGTACATCACCGTCAATATTCATGAAGGCGAGAAGTACAGCGTCAAATCGGTCAAGCTGAGCGGCGACCTCAAGGTGCCTGAAGATCAGGTCAAGTCGCTGCTGCTGGTCAAGCCGGGCCAGGTGTTCTCCCGCAAGGTGATGACCACCACCTCGGAGCTGATCACCCGTCGTCTGGGTAACGAGGGCTACACCTTCGCCAACGTCAACGGTGTCCCAACGCCTAACGATGAAGACCATACCGTCGATATCACCTTCGTGGTCGATCCGGGCAAGCGTGCCTACGTCAACCGCATCAATTTCCGCGGCAACACCAAGACTGCCGACGAAGTGCTGCGCCGTGAAATGCGTCAGATGGAAGGCGGTTGGGCTTCTACTTACCTGATCGACCAGTCCAAGACCCGTCTTGATCGTCTGGGCTTCTTCAAGGAAGTGAACGTCGAAACCCCTGCAGTGCCTGGCACCGACGATCAGGTCGACGTGAACTATGCCGTTGAAGAACAGGCGTCCGGTTCGATTACCGCCAGTGTCGGCTTCGCGCAGAGCGCCGGTTTGATCCTGGGTGGCTCGATCAGCCAGAACAACTTCCTGGGTACAGGTAACAAGGTCAGCATCGGCCTGACCAAAAGTGAATACCAGACCCGCTACAACTTCAGCTACGTCGATCCGTACTTCACGCCGGACGGTGTGAGCCTTGGCTACAGCGCTTTCTACCGCAAGACCGACTACGACGACCTCGACGTCGACGTGGCCAGCTACTCGGTCGACAGTCTGGGTGCCGGCATCAACATGGGCTACCCGATCAGCGAAACCTCTCGTCTGAACTTCGGCCTGTCGGTACAGAAGGACGAGCTGAGCACCGGTAAGTACACCGTTGACGAAATCTTCGACTTCATCGAAAAAGAAGGCGACAGTTTCACCAACTTCAAGGCCTCGGTAGGCTGGTCCGAGTCGACGCTGAACAAAGGCACGCTGCCAACCCGCGGTAGCTCGCAGAGCCTGACCCTAGAAACCACTATCCCTGGCAGCGACCTGTCGTTCTACAAGCTTGATTATCGCGGTCAGCTGTTCCACCCGATTACCAGCAACTACACCTTGCGTCTGCACTCGGAGCTGGGCTACGGCGATGGTTACGGTTCGACGTCCGGTCTGCCGTTCTACGAGAACTACTACGCCGGTGGCTTCAACTCGGTACGTGGTTTCAAAGACAGCACGCTGGGTCCGCGCAGTACCCCTAGTAGCGGTCGCGCAGGTAGCGGCACTCTCGCTGACCCGGACCAGGATCCGCTGCCGTTCGGTGGTAACGTTCTGATCACTGGCGGTGCGGAGATTCTCTTCCCGCTGCCGTTCATCAAGGACCAGCGCTCGCTCCGTACTTCGCTGTTCTGGGATGTGGGTAACGTATTCAACACCAATTGCGGTTCGCAGAAGACCACGACCGACGGTCAGAAGGTCGAGTGTAATGGCCCAGAGCTTTCCGGCCTGGCCAGCTCCGTCGGTGTCGGCGTGACGTGGGTCACTGCGTTGGGTCCGTTGAGTTTCGCCCTGGCGATGCCGGTCAAGAAACCGGACGACAGCACCGAAACCCAAGTCTTCCAATTCTCTCTCGGTCAGACCTTCTAA
- the lpxD gene encoding UDP-3-O-(3-hydroxymyristoyl)glucosamine N-acyltransferase, with product MTATITLGQLAEFLGATLRGPADKHITGLATLQEAGPDQVSFLANPQYRKFLATTHAAAVLLKPADAEGYTADALLVPDPYLAYARISHLFDPKPKAPVGVHPTAVVAEDAFVDPAASVGAYAVIESGARIAAGVTIGAHCYIGARSVIGEGGWLAPRVTLYHDVRVGQRVVIQSGAVLGGEGFGFANEKGVWQKIAQIGGVTIGDDVEIGVNTAIDRGAMDDTRIGNGVKLDNQIQIAHNVQIGDHTAMAACVGISGSAKIGKHCMLAGGVGLVGHIEICDGVFVTGMTMVTRSITEPGAYSSGTAMQPAAEWRKSAARMRHLDDMARRLQQLEKIVEAVTSGGKASSDG from the coding sequence ATGACCGCGACCATCACACTCGGCCAGTTGGCCGAGTTCCTCGGCGCCACCCTGCGTGGCCCCGCGGACAAGCACATCACAGGACTGGCGACCTTGCAGGAAGCCGGTCCTGATCAGGTCAGCTTTTTGGCCAATCCCCAGTATCGAAAATTCCTCGCGACGACCCACGCCGCTGCCGTGCTGCTCAAGCCCGCAGATGCCGAAGGCTACACCGCCGATGCGCTACTGGTGCCTGATCCCTATCTGGCGTATGCGCGCATCTCCCATTTGTTCGATCCCAAGCCAAAAGCACCTGTGGGTGTACACCCGACTGCCGTGGTTGCCGAAGACGCCTTCGTTGATCCGGCGGCCAGCGTGGGTGCCTACGCGGTGATCGAAAGCGGTGCGCGGATCGCGGCGGGCGTGACCATCGGCGCGCACTGCTACATCGGTGCGCGCAGTGTGATTGGAGAGGGCGGCTGGCTTGCACCTCGTGTCACGCTTTACCACGATGTACGTGTCGGCCAACGTGTGGTCATTCAATCCGGGGCAGTGCTGGGTGGCGAAGGTTTTGGGTTCGCCAATGAGAAGGGCGTCTGGCAAAAGATCGCGCAGATCGGCGGCGTGACCATTGGTGACGATGTCGAGATCGGCGTCAATACCGCAATTGACCGTGGCGCGATGGACGACACCCGTATCGGCAATGGCGTGAAGCTGGATAACCAGATCCAGATCGCTCACAACGTGCAGATTGGGGATCACACGGCAATGGCTGCGTGCGTCGGCATTTCCGGCAGTGCCAAGATCGGCAAGCATTGCATGCTCGCCGGTGGGGTCGGCCTGGTCGGACACATTGAAATCTGCGACGGGGTGTTTGTCACCGGCATGACCATGGTGACGCGTTCCATCACCGAGCCCGGCGCGTATTCCTCCGGCACGGCGATGCAGCCGGCGGCAGAGTGGCGCAAAAGCGCGGCACGCATGCGTCATCTCGATGACATGGCGCGGCGCCTTCAACAGCTGGAAAAGATTGTCGAGGCAGTGACCTCAGGCGGTAAAGCTTCATCTGATGGCTGA
- the uppS gene encoding polyprenyl diphosphate synthase — MDKTKLAAPASVPRHVAIIMDGNNRWAKKRLLPGVAGHKAGVDAVRAVIEVCAEAKVEVLTLFAFSSENWQRPADEVGALMELFFTALRRETKRLNENGISLRIIGDRSRFHPELQSAIREAEQRTAENNRFVLQIAANYGGQWDIAQAAQRLAREVQAGHLRPDDITPELLQTCLATGDLPLPDLCIRTGGEHRISNFLLWQLAYAELYFSDLFWPDFKHEAMRTALADFASRQRRFGKTSEQVEAGARA; from the coding sequence ATGGATAAGACAAAGTTGGCTGCGCCGGCATCGGTGCCGCGTCATGTCGCGATCATCATGGATGGTAACAATCGCTGGGCCAAGAAGCGCCTCCTGCCCGGGGTAGCAGGGCACAAGGCTGGCGTTGACGCTGTTCGCGCGGTCATCGAAGTCTGCGCCGAGGCCAAGGTCGAGGTGCTGACGCTTTTTGCGTTTTCCAGTGAGAACTGGCAGCGACCCGCGGATGAAGTCGGTGCGCTGATGGAGCTGTTTTTCACAGCGCTGCGTCGCGAGACCAAGCGTCTGAACGAGAACGGCATCAGCCTGCGAATCATAGGCGATCGTTCGCGCTTCCATCCCGAGCTTCAGTCCGCCATCCGGGAAGCCGAGCAGCGTACGGCCGAAAACAACCGCTTTGTCCTGCAGATCGCCGCCAACTACGGCGGTCAGTGGGACATCGCCCAAGCGGCCCAGCGGCTGGCTCGCGAAGTCCAGGCGGGGCATTTGCGACCGGACGACATCACGCCGGAGTTGTTGCAGACGTGTCTGGCCACGGGCGATCTTCCGCTTCCTGATCTGTGCATCCGTACGGGCGGCGAGCACCGCATCAGCAATTTCCTGCTCTGGCAGCTGGCATACGCCGAGCTGTATTTCTCCGACCTGTTCTGGCCGGACTTCAAACACGAAGCCATGCGCACTGCGCTGGCCGATTTCGCTTCTCGCCAACGCCGCTTCGGGAAAACCAGCGAGCAGGTAGAAGCTGGAGCCCGCGCTTAA
- the frr gene encoding ribosome recycling factor → MINEIKKDAQARMQKSLESLAHAFGQIRTGKAHPSILGSVMVPYYGSDTPLSGVANVTVKDSRTLQVVAFERNMLSAVDKAIQSAGLNLNPTNLGEMLLISMPALTEETRKGFTKQARSAAEDARVAVRNIRRDALGELKKLVKDKEISEDEERRASADIQKLTDKAEADIDAATKSKEADLMAV, encoded by the coding sequence ATGATCAACGAAATCAAGAAAGACGCTCAAGCGCGCATGCAAAAATCCCTTGAGTCTCTGGCTCATGCATTCGGCCAGATCCGTACAGGCAAGGCGCACCCAAGCATTCTGGGCAGCGTCATGGTGCCGTACTACGGTTCCGACACGCCGTTGAGCGGCGTTGCCAACGTGACCGTCAAAGACTCCCGTACGCTGCAGGTCGTGGCGTTCGAGCGCAACATGCTCTCGGCTGTCGACAAAGCGATTCAGAGCGCGGGTCTGAACCTCAACCCGACCAACCTCGGCGAGATGCTGCTGATTTCCATGCCTGCGCTGACGGAAGAAACCCGTAAAGGTTTCACCAAGCAGGCTCGCAGCGCCGCAGAAGACGCCCGGGTTGCCGTGCGCAACATTCGTCGTGATGCGTTGGGTGAGTTGAAGAAGCTGGTCAAGGACAAGGAAATCAGCGAAGACGAGGAGCGTCGCGCTTCCGCCGATATCCAGAAGCTGACGGATAAGGCCGAGGCTGATATCGACGCCGCGACCAAGTCCAAAGAAGCGGACCTGATGGCCGTTTAA
- a CDS encoding OmpH family outer membrane protein has product MRKLTQLALLATVLIAGPAFADMKIAVLNYQMALLESDAAKRYAVDAEKKFGPQLTKLKALESSAKGIQDRLVAGGDKMAQPERERLELDFKQKARDFQFQSKELNEAKAVADRDMLKQLKPKLDQAVEEVIKKGGFDLVFERGAVIDVKPQYDVTRQVIERMNQLK; this is encoded by the coding sequence GTGCGTAAGTTGACCCAATTGGCATTGCTGGCAACGGTTCTGATCGCAGGCCCGGCATTTGCTGACATGAAAATCGCAGTACTGAACTACCAGATGGCCCTGCTCGAATCTGACGCAGCCAAACGGTACGCAGTGGATGCGGAGAAGAAATTCGGTCCTCAGTTGACCAAGCTGAAGGCTCTGGAAAGCAGCGCCAAAGGCATTCAGGATCGTCTGGTTGCCGGTGGCGACAAAATGGCCCAGCCTGAACGTGAACGTCTGGAGCTGGACTTCAAGCAAAAGGCTCGGGACTTCCAGTTCCAGTCCAAGGAATTGAACGAAGCCAAAGCTGTTGCTGACCGCGACATGCTCAAGCAACTCAAGCCGAAGCTGGATCAGGCTGTGGAAGAAGTCATCAAGAAAGGTGGATTTGACCTGGTGTTCGAACGCGGTGCCGTGATTGACGTCAAACCGCAATACGACGTCACGCGCCAGGTTATCGAGCGCATGAATCAGCTGAAGTAA
- the tsf gene encoding translation elongation factor Ts yields the protein MAEITAALVKELRERTGEGMMDCKKALTKAGGDIEKAIDDMRASGAIKAAKKAGNVAAEGAIAIKDDGKAAVLIEVNSQTDFLALQDDFKAFVAKSVEKAFADKLTTVEPLVEAQEADRLVLVGKVGENVNIRRLARIEGDVLGSYLHGNKIGVVVVLKGGNAELAKDIAMHVAATNPEFLLPSDVSPEAIEREKNVFLQLNEDKLKGKPAEIAEKMVGGRIAKFLAEASLVEQPFVKNPEVKVGELAKKAGAEIVSFTYFKVGEGIEKPVDNFAEEVAAQVAASKQ from the coding sequence ATGGCAGAGATTACTGCAGCGTTGGTCAAAGAACTGCGCGAGCGTACCGGCGAAGGCATGATGGATTGCAAAAAGGCCTTGACCAAGGCTGGCGGCGACATCGAAAAAGCCATCGACGATATGCGTGCTTCGGGCGCAATCAAGGCAGCCAAAAAAGCAGGCAACGTTGCTGCTGAAGGCGCAATCGCCATCAAGGACGACGGCAAAGCCGCGGTCCTGATCGAAGTCAACTCCCAGACCGATTTCCTGGCTCTGCAGGACGACTTCAAGGCATTCGTCGCCAAGAGCGTCGAGAAAGCGTTTGCCGACAAGCTGACCACCGTTGAGCCTCTGGTTGAAGCGCAAGAAGCTGATCGTCTGGTTCTGGTCGGCAAGGTTGGCGAGAACGTCAACATCCGTCGTCTGGCCCGCATCGAAGGCGACGTACTGGGTTCGTACCTGCACGGCAACAAGATTGGCGTGGTTGTAGTGCTCAAGGGCGGCAACGCCGAGCTGGCGAAAGACATCGCCATGCACGTCGCGGCTACCAACCCTGAGTTCCTGCTGCCATCGGACGTTTCGCCAGAAGCGATCGAGCGCGAGAAGAACGTCTTCCTGCAACTGAACGAAGACAAGCTGAAAGGCAAGCCTGCTGAAATCGCCGAGAAGATGGTTGGCGGTCGTATCGCCAAGTTCCTCGCTGAAGCCAGCCTGGTCGAGCAGCCTTTCGTCAAGAACCCGGAAGTCAAGGTCGGTGAACTGGCGAAGAAAGCCGGCGCTGAGATCGTTTCTTTCACCTACTTCAAAGTAGGCGAAGGCATCGAGAAGCCAGTCGACAACTTCGCTGAAGAAGTCGCTGCTCAAGTAGCTGCAAGCAAGCAATAA
- the fabZ gene encoding 3-hydroxyacyl-ACP dehydratase FabZ yields the protein MMDINEIREYLPHRYPFLLVDRVVELDVETKSIRAYKNVSINEPFFNGHFPQHPIMPGVLIIEAMAQAAGILGFKMLDVKPADGTLYYFVGSDKLRFRQPVLPGDQLILEAKFLSCKRQIWKFECQASVDGKPVCSAEIICAERKL from the coding sequence ATGATGGACATCAACGAAATCCGCGAATATCTGCCACACCGTTACCCGTTCCTGCTCGTGGACCGTGTGGTGGAGCTGGATGTCGAGACCAAAAGCATTCGTGCCTACAAGAATGTCAGCATCAACGAGCCTTTCTTCAACGGTCACTTTCCTCAGCACCCGATCATGCCAGGCGTGCTGATCATTGAGGCCATGGCTCAGGCAGCGGGCATCCTGGGCTTCAAGATGCTGGATGTGAAGCCTGCCGATGGCACCCTGTATTACTTCGTCGGTTCCGACAAGCTGCGCTTTCGTCAGCCAGTATTGCCGGGCGACCAGTTGATCCTCGAAGCGAAGTTCCTCAGCTGCAAGCGTCAGATCTGGAAGTTCGAATGCCAGGCATCGGTGGATGGGAAGCCGGTGTGCTCGGCCGAAATCATCTGTGCGGAACGTAAACTATGA
- the ispC gene encoding 1-deoxy-D-xylulose-5-phosphate reductoisomerase: MSTPQLITVLGATGSVGLSTLDVIARHPSRYQVFALTGFTRMAELLALCVRHTPQFAVVPTTAAARQLQDDLSAAGLDTRVLVGEGGLCEVSAHPLVDTVLAAIVGAAGLRPTLAAVEAGKKVLLANKEALVMSGALFMQAVRRSGTVLLPLDSEHNAIFQCLPRDYETGLAKVGVRRILLTASGGPFRQTPLAQLEHVSPDQACAHPNWSMGRKISVDSASMMNKGLELIEACWLFDTTPAHIEVVIHPQSVIHSMVDYVDGSVLAQLGNPDMRTPIAHALAWPERIDSGVAPLDLFGIARLDFEAPDEVRFPCLRLARQAAEAGDSAPAVLNAANEIAVAAFLDGRIRYPEIASMIDDVLTREPVVAVSELETVFEIDTRARGLAAQWLSRNGR, encoded by the coding sequence GTGAGTACGCCCCAGCTCATAACCGTGCTGGGTGCTACCGGCTCGGTCGGATTAAGCACCCTTGATGTCATCGCCCGCCATCCGTCGCGCTACCAGGTGTTTGCGCTGACCGGTTTTACGCGGATGGCCGAGCTTTTGGCGCTGTGTGTTCGTCATACCCCGCAATTCGCTGTGGTCCCGACGACTGCTGCCGCACGGCAATTGCAGGATGATCTGAGCGCAGCCGGCCTCGACACCCGCGTGTTGGTGGGGGAGGGCGGGCTTTGCGAGGTCTCTGCACACCCTCTGGTGGACACTGTGCTGGCCGCCATCGTTGGCGCCGCCGGGCTACGTCCGACCCTCGCCGCAGTCGAGGCGGGCAAGAAGGTCCTGCTGGCGAACAAGGAAGCGCTGGTCATGTCCGGTGCTCTGTTCATGCAGGCTGTGCGACGCAGCGGCACCGTGTTGCTGCCGCTGGACAGCGAGCACAATGCGATTTTCCAGTGCCTGCCGCGTGATTACGAAACCGGGCTTGCCAAGGTCGGGGTCAGGCGCATCTTGCTGACCGCATCCGGTGGGCCTTTCCGGCAGACTCCGCTCGCCCAGCTGGAGCATGTGTCGCCGGATCAGGCGTGCGCTCACCCCAACTGGTCCATGGGTCGCAAAATATCCGTCGATTCCGCCAGCATGATGAACAAGGGGCTGGAGCTGATCGAAGCCTGTTGGCTCTTCGACACCACGCCCGCGCATATCGAAGTGGTCATTCATCCGCAAAGCGTTATCCACTCAATGGTGGATTACGTTGATGGCTCGGTGTTGGCGCAGTTGGGAAACCCCGACATGCGGACCCCGATTGCCCATGCGCTGGCATGGCCCGAGCGCATTGATTCCGGCGTCGCGCCATTGGACTTGTTCGGCATCGCGCGTCTGGACTTCGAGGCACCGGACGAAGTGCGCTTCCCATGCCTGCGTCTGGCACGGCAAGCTGCGGAGGCTGGCGACAGCGCACCCGCTGTGCTCAATGCCGCAAATGAAATCGCAGTGGCTGCGTTTCTGGATGGGCGCATTCGCTACCCCGAAATCGCGAGTATGATCGACGATGTTTTAACCCGCGAACCGGTGGTGGCAGTGTCTGAGCTGGAAACCGTCTTCGAGATCGACACACGAGCCCGAGGGCTGGCCGCGCAGTGGCTGAGTCGCAATGGCCGCTGA
- the pyrH gene encoding UMP kinase, giving the protein MAQQGSGYQARYKRILLKLSGEALMGSEEFGIDPKVLDRMALEVGQLVGIGVQVGLVIGGGNLFRGAALSAAGMDRVTGDHMGMLATVMNALAMRDALERANISAIVMSAISMVGVTDHYDRRKAMRHLNAKEVVIFAAGTGNPFFTTDSAACLRAIEIDADVVLKATKVDGVYTADPFKDPHAEKFDRLTYDEVLDRKLGVMDLTAICLCRDHKMPLRVFNMNKPGALLNIVHGGAEGTLIEEGEQ; this is encoded by the coding sequence ATGGCTCAGCAGGGCAGTGGCTATCAAGCTCGCTATAAACGCATTCTACTCAAGCTCAGCGGCGAGGCCCTCATGGGGTCGGAAGAGTTCGGCATTGATCCCAAGGTGCTGGATCGCATGGCGCTGGAGGTTGGTCAGCTGGTGGGTATCGGCGTACAGGTCGGTCTGGTGATCGGCGGCGGCAACCTGTTTCGCGGCGCCGCGCTCAGCGCAGCCGGGATGGACCGGGTTACCGGTGACCACATGGGCATGCTTGCAACGGTGATGAACGCATTGGCGATGCGCGATGCCCTTGAGCGCGCCAACATCTCGGCCATCGTTATGTCTGCCATTTCCATGGTGGGCGTGACCGATCACTACGATCGTCGCAAGGCGATGCGTCACCTGAACGCAAAAGAAGTCGTGATCTTCGCCGCCGGTACCGGCAATCCGTTCTTTACCACCGATTCGGCGGCGTGCCTGCGCGCGATCGAGATCGACGCTGACGTCGTGCTGAAAGCAACCAAGGTCGATGGTGTGTACACTGCCGATCCATTCAAGGACCCGCATGCCGAGAAGTTCGATCGTCTGACGTACGACGAAGTGCTGGATCGCAAGCTGGGTGTAATGGATCTGACAGCCATCTGTCTGTGTCGTGACCACAAGATGCCACTGCGTGTCTTCAATATGAACAAGCCCGGCGCCCTGCTGAACATCGTGCATGGCGGCGCGGAAGGTACTTTGATCGAGGAAGGCGAACAATGA
- the rseP gene encoding sigma E protease regulator RseP → MSALYMIVGTLIALGVLVTFHEFGHFWVARRCGVKVLRFSVGFGMPLLRWTDRKGTEYVVAAIPLGGYVKMLDEREGDVPPELVDQSFNRKSVYQRIAIVIAGPVANFLLAIVFFWVLAMLGSQQVRPVVGDVEPGSIAQKAGLSAGQEIVSVDGEAVTGWAGVNLQLVRRLGETGTIALKVREQGSDVESPRSLVLNDWLKGAAEPDPIRSLGIRPWRPALPPVLAELDPKGPAQTAGLKTGDRLLALNGESVDEWQKVVDWVRVHPDTRISVRVERDGAQLDVPVDLVTHGEGTAAIGYLGAGVKGVDWPPEMLREVSYGPVAAVAEGARRTWTMSVLTLDSLKKMLFGELSVKNLSGPITIAKVAGASAQSGVGDFLNFLAYLSISLGVLNLLPIPVLDGGHLLFYLIEWARGRPLSEKVQGWGVQIGISLVVGVMLLALVNDLGRL, encoded by the coding sequence ATGAGCGCGCTATATATGATTGTCGGCACCCTGATTGCTTTGGGCGTGCTGGTAACGTTTCATGAATTTGGTCACTTCTGGGTGGCTCGCCGATGCGGCGTGAAGGTGCTGCGTTTTTCGGTAGGCTTCGGCATGCCCCTGTTGCGCTGGACTGACCGCAAGGGTACGGAATACGTCGTCGCGGCGATCCCGCTAGGCGGCTACGTCAAAATGCTCGACGAGCGAGAGGGTGATGTTCCGCCCGAGCTGGTCGATCAGTCCTTCAACCGCAAGTCGGTTTATCAGCGTATCGCCATTGTGATCGCCGGGCCGGTCGCCAACTTCCTGTTGGCGATTGTGTTTTTCTGGGTACTCGCCATGCTGGGTAGCCAGCAGGTCAGGCCTGTGGTCGGCGATGTCGAGCCGGGCAGCATTGCGCAAAAGGCCGGGCTGAGTGCCGGCCAGGAAATCGTGTCGGTTGACGGCGAGGCGGTAACGGGATGGGCAGGCGTAAACCTGCAACTCGTCCGTCGGCTCGGAGAGACCGGCACTATCGCGTTGAAGGTTCGCGAGCAGGGCTCCGACGTGGAAAGCCCCCGTTCGCTGGTTCTCAATGACTGGCTCAAAGGTGCGGCAGAGCCTGACCCGATTCGGTCGCTGGGCATTCGGCCGTGGCGTCCGGCATTGCCACCTGTACTGGCCGAGCTTGATCCGAAGGGCCCTGCCCAGACCGCCGGGCTAAAAACAGGCGATCGCCTGCTGGCGCTTAACGGTGAGTCTGTCGACGAATGGCAAAAGGTTGTGGATTGGGTTCGTGTCCATCCCGATACGCGAATTTCCGTGCGTGTAGAACGGGACGGGGCGCAGCTTGATGTGCCGGTTGACCTCGTGACTCATGGCGAAGGTACTGCGGCCATCGGCTACCTGGGCGCAGGGGTCAAGGGCGTGGATTGGCCGCCGGAGATGTTGCGTGAGGTCAGCTATGGCCCTGTAGCCGCCGTCGCAGAAGGCGCGCGGCGAACCTGGACCATGAGCGTGCTGACCCTCGATTCGCTGAAGAAAATGTTGTTCGGCGAGCTGTCCGTAAAAAACTTGAGCGGACCGATAACCATTGCTAAAGTGGCGGGCGCTTCGGCCCAGTCAGGCGTAGGCGACTTCCTGAATTTCCTGGCTTATCTGAGCATAAGCCTGGGCGTTCTCAATTTGCTGCCCATACCAGTGCTGGATGGGGGGCACTTGCTGTTTTATCTGATCGAGTGGGCGCGTGGTCGGCCGCTGTCGGAAAAGGTGCAGGGCTGGGGTGTCCAGATCGGTATCAGTCTGGTGGTTGGAGTGATGTTGCTCGCACTGGTCAACGATCTGGGACGACTGTAA
- a CDS encoding phosphatidate cytidylyltransferase yields the protein MLKQRIITALILAPLALCGFFLLEGGSFALFIGAVVMLGAWEWARLSGFEAQSARVLYAVVVGVLLFLLYLLPDLAPWLLVAALIWWLVATWLVLTYPESSEHWSSAVCKLVIGLLILLPAWQGLVLIKQLPMGNWLILSVMILVWGADIGAYFSGKAFGKRKLAPKVSPGKSWEGLYGGLAACLLITAVVGFSRGWTLGEIVFALVCATIVVLISVVGDLTESMFKRKSGVKDSSNLLPGHGGVLDRIDSLTAAIPVFALLLWAAKDWGVM from the coding sequence ATGCTAAAACAACGAATCATCACCGCGCTGATCCTCGCCCCGCTGGCCTTGTGCGGTTTCTTTTTGCTCGAAGGCGGCAGCTTTGCGTTGTTCATCGGCGCGGTCGTCATGCTTGGCGCCTGGGAATGGGCGCGGCTTTCAGGTTTTGAAGCGCAGTCGGCGCGCGTGCTGTACGCGGTAGTCGTCGGCGTCCTGTTGTTCTTGCTGTACCTGCTGCCCGATCTCGCCCCGTGGCTGCTGGTGGCTGCGCTGATCTGGTGGCTGGTAGCAACATGGCTTGTGCTGACCTACCCCGAATCCAGTGAACATTGGTCCAGTGCAGTCTGCAAGCTAGTGATCGGTCTGCTGATTCTCCTGCCGGCGTGGCAAGGGCTGGTGCTGATCAAGCAATTGCCAATGGGTAACTGGCTGATCCTGTCGGTGATGATTCTGGTGTGGGGTGCCGACATTGGCGCCTACTTTTCCGGCAAGGCGTTCGGCAAGCGCAAGCTGGCGCCGAAAGTCAGTCCGGGTAAAAGCTGGGAAGGTCTTTATGGCGGTTTGGCAGCGTGTCTGCTGATCACTGCGGTGGTCGGCTTTTCGCGTGGCTGGACCTTGGGCGAGATCGTCTTTGCGCTTGTGTGCGCAACAATCGTTGTGCTGATATCGGTGGTCGGCGACCTCACTGAAAGCATGTTCAAGCGTAAATCCGGGGTGAAGGACAGCAGCAACCTGCTGCCGGGCCACGGCGGCGTGCTTGACCGCATAGACAGTCTGACCGCTGCCATTCCAGTCTTCGCACTGCTGCTCTGGGCTGCCAAAGACTGGGGCGTGATGTGA